taatcaaagatatccaccttcttcatcagtacatgtgtcacaaaggttattctctacataacacagcagagctctgtcaactgttgagttgcttgttctttcaaaactgctgttcagacagctttaatatttggtttacaagtccctaggatgacctaagtgagataatttcatacagtcttacttttgtatccatgtctatagtagcttcagggactttggccctatgtttatgttttgtgATAGCCTTTCAGACTTACAGTTTACTGTAtgtttttccaatgaaaatacAACTGGTTGACTTTGTTCAATGAGaattcaattttgaataaatgtgTGCGAAATAAGTCATGACACGCTTCTATCGTTATTTAATTACAGAGAATACCACGGTTTGAtatttaatttgtatttttgattaAATGGAAGTTTCTACAATTAGGACACCAAAACTCTTACTGAACAAGGACCAAACTCAAAGAGCAATAGGGAAATTTCTACCAGCCAACGcacttcggggacagatagttggactctcaaatttctacaattcttttctgatataccacttgtttgggctcattttaaagctcttggatagtttttcaaaaatccaaacttttattttccccatagagttaatacaggaatggcagccattttgttatttcaaatattgcaaaatgttgggtaatttgttatGCTAGTTCCGgtacggtgacccccaatttttattgttgatttcttaagagaatggttgaccgtttcattcaggaaactttgaacaaaagctgaagtctttcactttcgaggcacatttacactttaaggtagttcgcacctcaaaatgaaagacttaaatgtttttcaaattttcctcaagcagactttcaaccattctcttgaaaatcaggtgtaaaactcaggggtcatcatcaaaattttgagtactagagaaacaaattacccaacgtttaccgatatttgaaattcaaaatggacccATCCCTATCTTATctctgtggggaaaaataaaatccctgattttcacaaagcaaGCCTGTGAAAACTTCACTTACcccaaaagcttcaaaattagccctGACAAAACTGACATTTAAAtatttgagagtttgaatatctgtcactGAGGTGTATTCTagctgaagaagctctaaaacatgttcatgaaaactatcATGATGTACATTGATTCAACAGCAAATCAAATGTGTAGAAAGTTCTCAGTACACTGTTGGAGGTGAAAATTGAAGGGAGCAGAAAGTAACGTGTGTGTACGTTTAGCATCAGGCTTATCATTTCCAATTTAATTGAGTAATATTTATCTTTTCATCTCTCATTCCTCTCTTGCTCTCTTTCAAATGCAATAAATGCTGCAGACACAGCAGGTCATCATGTACATGAAAAAAGTTTTTTATTTCTCATCCAAGTcaaatgactgaaattttcataagCTAGtatgaaaaaaggtgaattcAAAACCAGAATGCATTTTACATCTGTTTTTATCCACAAGGAAGCCTTCAACAGATACATGTCTAGAGTCATATCATTGGTCATCTTTATGACAATTCAATTATGCTATGAACAAAAACGCTATTTTCAAGTAACGTAGGAAAATTTTACCTTTCATATATACAGGTGAAAGTTGGGCTTCACAGTATGGTGTAGCACAAAATAATTACAATGTCAAAAAAAAACCACTGTTACAATTTACATGTTGTAGTTGTTAATAcagttatatttatatttatttacattaaaaactatacatGAGAAAATGTCACAGTAATATTTCGACATACTTCCCTGGCATTGTTACAatctatttttcattttgacaaaattgcacattcatcaaaattttacatgGCAGTACTGAATACAAGTAACATTCATCTATAGATGCTTAGATTGTGTAAAAGTTTTACTGCTTATCTTGACAAGTTCACATCTGTATAACAGATAAAGTCACTCTACAAGTTATAACAGATGAAATTACAAGTTATTGGATATTTTTGGAAAGTACAATGCAGCatatatcaaattgaaaatttctctGCATTTTACAAATCCTATACATTACCAATGTATTAATTTGTTCTTGATATCTAATGATGGAATGTTATTGTTCAACCTGACTAATCCCATCATCCTCAGTACAGTAGCTTAGCTGATGCGTGTAATCACCACTGCAGTGGAGAAAGACATTGTATGACCAATGATGTGGCCTCAGCTGCTCTGAAATGAAAACGGCAATgttggaatttttttctttttcactgCTCATCAATGAAAATTTGATCGATTTCAATGAGCAATGACAAGTTGCTATTTCCTTGGCAAATGGTAAAGagtatacatgtaccggtacatcaaTTCTTGTAGCAAGGAAATAccagtatgtaccggtataccacACACATAAATGTCTCAGGAATTTGTTTTCTCTCAGTGACTTCACCATAGCCTCACCATTAATTATACAATAGTTGTCTTGAACATAGAGTGTGAGAGACCTTGCAAATTTGTTATGTTTTATAAGGTCACACGCTTTATCAATAGACTGCTGTGTAAACCTACCTATTGATATCTCACTAAGTGTTGTATTTGTTGATAGTGTATCAAACAAAGCAGAGTCTCTTTTCAATCTCTCTATCCATAGGCTGAGAGCTTTTATACTTGTACTCATGTTTTGTAGACACATATTTAATTCCAGATTGAAAACATCACTCCTGCCATCAATGTTATCAAACTCCAGTTTGATTGATTCTGTTTTCCTACACTTCTTCATGAAGTTACACAGACTAGACAGTTGACATTTAGAACCAGCCATGGTAACCTCACTGTCCTGGGTCCTTTATTGATAAACTCTTCAAAGATTGGAAGTgactaatttttttaaatgccaaACCTTGTCCCAATGTCAGAGCAAAATTTTGTATATTCTCATTATCAGCAATTTCAGCAAACATTTTTTCCAAGCTTACTTTGACTTGCTCTGTGCATTCAAGCCAATCATATGAATCAAAGTATATGTTCAAAGTTTGCAGAGAAGCATTTGCTTTAACGTTTCTAATCACTTTTGACAAGTGGTCAACATATGCTACAATATTTTGTGATTCTGACTGCAACATGTCTATCTCTAAAGTCTTTAACTTTACATTGCTTTCAGTGTCCGATAGTGTGTTTGATAACATTAAAATCTCTTGTATGGTGGGTTGATAAATTCTTAACTCTTCTATCTGATCAGGTTGTAGTTTCATTAAATGACAGATGAATGAAAAATGGCAATGAGTCCTGTTGACTCTAATGAATTTACTTACTTCATGATCAGGTGAGTCACACAGAGATCTACATTGTAAATCACTTCTTTCGGTTCTAACTCCTGCATAAATTAGAATCCCTTTTGTTAAACTTTCTACATGTGCTACAGACAACAGACCTTGCTTTGATTCATGTAAACATTCAAAACACTGGCCAAGTAAAGATGAAAGTTTTTACTGCCATCTAAATGCTCCCTGGGAgtgttcaatttatttttcagagTCTGAATTTTCTGATTAAATCTGTCAAACAACAAACCACTTGCCTTACTCTCAGAAATTCCTGCAAGGAATTTAAGAACAGAACTTGATTTCTGCGGATTACTGAACAGGTTATCCAAACCAGTGGTATCTCCTACTTCTAACCGAGAGGAAATGTAAAATGCAGTGAAAAATTCAAGCCATGTTTTATGGTAGAAGAAATACAACTCTTGTGCTTTTATCCTTGAATGACCAAGATCTCTTACCAACAATCCTAAATCTAGGTATTGTTCACAAGAGATGTCTGTTTttaagaaatttattttgtcagctgaatatattttatatgaatCAACGGCTAAATTATCTCTGTAATCAGTAACTAACTTTGGTATTTCACCATTATTAAGTTCAATGTCCTTTTTGGTACAATATCGTTTTAAGGTACATTCAAGTACCTCAGAGTATAATTCTGTATGGTTCTTTGGGAAATAATTTTCCTTTTTGCTCAGTTTGTAATCTTCCCAGAGAATACACAGGAAAGACACATGCAAGGGGTTACGAAGGAGATCTGTGATAGAGTCCGAAGTGATATCTTCCCTTTGAACTTTTATTTGCTGCTTGAGAGCCATACCTGtgtccttgtcatctttgaaataCTTATCTATGTATTCATTGGTACTCTTTTTTGTAAATCCTTTGACAATTAAGTATAAGTCACAGATACTTAGGTACCTATCACGTAAACGTGGTCTTGTGGTGATGACAATTGTGCAGTACACACGCAATTTTTTGGCAATGTGGTCAGCTATTTCACAATCCTCAATTTTATCCTTTGCAATTTCATCTAAACCATCAAAGAGAAACAGAGTTGATTTTTCTTGCCTTGAAATTATGTTTGCAAGCTCATCTTTAGTGATTGACAAATCCTTGGGTAGTAACTGAGAGAATATTTCATCAATCACCTTTGAGCCTGTTACATGTCTCATCTCCAAAAAGAAAAGTAATTTGTACTGCTCTAGCTCACCACAAGCCCAGTCATACGCTATCTTCCTACATAGTGTTGATTTACCCATGGCAGGTGGACCCTCTATCCTAATTCGCTGTGCATGTTGTCCTTCCTCATCAGCTATGAACATGTCATGCAGACCTTCTAAGTCTTTGCCAGCCTTTGTGGcacctttttcaacttttttgacttCTAGTCTCGTATATACTTCCTTCAGCTTGAGTTTCAGATCATCGTACCATGGAATAGGTTGAAGCAATGCAAAGTGTCCCTTGTATATATGTTTTAGATATTCAACAAGCCTTTCAGTCTTCTCCGTTAAAGTGCCtgtgaaataaatacacatattGCTGTATGTGTTTTTCACCGATTCAGTACTCGATTATATGATTTCGTACAAGAAAGTAGAGTGGAGGATGATACATGATGATTAAGTACCGGAACTTGAGTCATTTGACCGAAAATGGATTGATCAGTGATGCACAATGGAAAGGCTATatagtggtgcggcatggcaaacccattgtgcattttgtgataaaagcaccaaacttggctcaaatgtgtcttaatatgtgctgaacaaattcagataccgagccactgaaaatctaccgaagcgttgccatggcaaccatttttataaaatggctgccagacaggTATTTCTCACCTAGTAAATGTCAACTGCAGAAGTTTTTGGGTAACTTTAGGTTGgatattttcaataagaaactgtgaaaagagttatttgaaaattcttttaaattttctccACCACGtgacttgttaaacgggtaaatacagacaaaacacacaATTCTTATGCATAAAATGCACGGTATTAGATCCTATACAAGGATGACGCTATGTAAGCAGTCAAGATatgttaggccgtgggctagaggggtctaCTTGCACCCCAGGGATAACAAACTTGTCTTTGCAGTAGCCTTGGGATCCGTAGAATACGAAatagaattttgacagaaaaaatatagggatgcaataactgttgtggtcgacttttgaacggtaccgcaaaataaccattttgctACCCACGTGCATTTTTCTTGTagtacttgtaagtcatctgctaagtttttttaatataacctgacttgtcggatatcattagaatggaaatttattcctctttaaaatgacatatgtagtatgcaatatcttcgatagctttttatgaaatgggacaaaaattacccaataccccaaaaatctgaaattctaccacttttttaccttggcataacacaaaaggcaatgctttgtatgacatctgtttattcgctacagggacatgtcaaaatgtgaaatagacttttgataggaaaaatattgggatgctatAGGTCTACCGGTCAtactttgaagggtaccgcaaaattacagtattgccaactcgcatgcaTTTTCGttaacctgtcttcttgtaagtcatctgctgagcttatttttttacataaccTAGCTTGTGGGCTAACATTGGAAAGggattttattcttcttttagatgacatattttaatatgcaatatcttccatagcttttataaaatatgacaaaacttaccctataccccaaactttatattgcaaattactgtcactgcttatctcaaattctaccaatttttacctaAACATATTAAAAGGGCAATTCTCTGTGtgcaatctgttttatttgctacggagacatatgaaaatatgaaagagacttttaacagaaaaaatattggaaaagggaactgtaaagtcaaagtattgcgAATTGCACCTTGTTaaacgtcaaattctaccattttttaacctagacatataataaagggtaatgccttgtatgaaatctgttttatttgctataaggccatgtcacaaatatgaaatagacttttaactgaaaaaatattgggacgcaacagctgtcacagtcatgtgttgaagggtaccgcaaaatcacgattttgagacccacgaacatttttattaacCATGTCTTTGTTTAAGTCATATGCCGAGCCTAACTTATACATAGCCTGGTTGTGGGGTATAGCGATTTATTTTTCTTAAGGTGAACTTTTGTAATATACAAATAtcctttacagttttcatgaaataggaccaagacTTACCCGATACCCCAAAagattacatttcaaattacggcttatcttacGTTTTACCATTTGCTTTTGCTCCACACAATACAGAGGGCAATATAATGCTTATATGAAATCGTTTTGTTTGTAACAGAcgtatgtcaaaatatgaagtgaTTTTAATATAATTTAGTCGCCACTGGGATCATATTTCTAGGGGTACACAGATCAAACACGTCTTTATGAAAGAAGTCAGCCAAATCATTGTCACGGATGATCTCAAAATTTATCAGCATCGTAtagtaaattattttgtttcaagtttgttttgtaaactgTATAATGGGCACAGCTAATTCAACAGTTTAGCTGATCCAATATTCGTTTCtaaacattatacattacatcaaaattacctgggcgttcctgaagaaaaacttgtatagatatatcagaaagctggactttcttcattaacaaaatattatggaatAGATATACCTGATATTTAGCTGCTCTAATTATCGTTtccaaacttcataaattagcataagtaTTTAAAGATATGTCATATACGGTAGCTTGGCTTTCTTCACTAACAAAAATAGGGATATGTCCAATATTTAGCTGCTCTAatgataatttctaaacttcataaataagcaGAAATTTAGCTAGCCA
The DNA window shown above is from Ptychodera flava strain L36383 chromosome 5, AS_Pfla_20210202, whole genome shotgun sequence and carries:
- the LOC139133341 gene encoding NLR family CARD domain-containing protein 4-like isoform X2 — its product is MATRQERLRPDADEPSEKRPKLDPFKTTLYKIANDVTSEKFKELKFLCSGIIAERSLKDMEDPFDLFSALIQTGYISRTETGFLQDMLLLVKLSTLSEELQTFHKHYPQSEGTLTEKTERLVEYLKHIYKGHFALLQPIPWYDDLKLKLKEVYTRLEVKKVEKGATKAGKDLEGLHDMFIADEEGQHAQRIRIEGPPAMGKSTLCRKIAYDWACGELEQYKLLFFLEMRHVTGSKVIDEIFSQLLPKDLSITKDELANIISRQEKSTLFLFDGLDEIAKDKIEDCEIADHIAKKLRVYCTIVITTRPRLRDRYLSICDLYLIVKGFTKKSTNEYIDKYFKDDKDTGMALKQQIKVQREDITSDSITDLLRNPLHVSFLCILWEDYKLSKKENYFPKNHTELYSEVLECTLKRYCTKKDIELNNGEIPKLVTDYRDNLAVDSYKIYSADKINFLKTDISCEQYLDLGLLVRDLGHSRIKAQELYFFYHKTWLEFFTAFYISSRLEVGDTTGLDNLFSNPQKSSSVLKFLAGISESKASGLLFDRFNQKIQTLKNKLNTPREHLDGSKNFHLYLASVLNVYMNQSKVCCL
- the LOC139133341 gene encoding NLR family CARD domain-containing protein 4-like isoform X1; this translates as MATGDDSTGNGPLEKRRKLSLEGHDVDPFRSILYTVSRSIKKENFKELKFLCSGKIAEKSLEDMEDPLDLFNALIQTGNISKTDTGFLQNVLLLLKLPTLSEELQTFHKSQPQSEGTLTEKTERLVEYLKHIYKGHFALLQPIPWYDDLKLKLKEVYTRLEVKKVEKGATKAGKDLEGLHDMFIADEEGQHAQRIRIEGPPAMGKSTLCRKIAYDWACGELEQYKLLFFLEMRHVTGSKVIDEIFSQLLPKDLSITKDELANIISRQEKSTLFLFDGLDEIAKDKIEDCEIADHIAKKLRVYCTIVITTRPRLRDRYLSICDLYLIVKGFTKKSTNEYIDKYFKDDKDTGMALKQQIKVQREDITSDSITDLLRNPLHVSFLCILWEDYKLSKKENYFPKNHTELYSEVLECTLKRYCTKKDIELNNGEIPKLVTDYRDNLAVDSYKIYSADKINFLKTDISCEQYLDLGLLVRDLGHSRIKAQELYFFYHKTWLEFFTAFYISSRLEVGDTTGLDNLFSNPQKSSSVLKFLAGISESKASGLLFDRFNQKIQTLKNKLNTPREHLDGSKNFHLYLASVLNVYMNQSKVCCL